The Colletotrichum higginsianum IMI 349063 chromosome 2, whole genome shotgun sequence genome has a segment encoding these proteins:
- a CDS encoding Glycosyl hydrolase family 31, which translates to MLQYEFNTDPVADEEAIIAGTNYRFTVINDFVIRYEWAEDGVFEDRASTFAINRRFPRQHKPLIRDTESQLEIITPTIHVTYDKKRFSPNGLVIEAIHETTLWETTWRYGETPVSNLGGTARTLDGVDGRCDMGSGVLSRVGFSVFDDSDSMLFDGAGFVAPRRPGDRVDGYLFSFGSDFQGAMRAFFAISGHTPRLPRWSLGNWWSRYHKYTAKSYLDLMDRFRDQEIPLSVAVLDMDWHLVGADEVPHSGWTGYTWDKKLFPDPEGFTAALHERGLKITLNDHPHLGVGSYEDHYEEMAKHMGHDTSQGKTPILFDPANPKFMHGFFNILHRGLEKKGCDFWWMDWQQGPHSKVPGLGPLWLLNHFQFLDQKQQAGEHQALNFSRYAGPGSHRYPVGFSGDALVTWDSLRFQPEFTATASNVGYGWWSHDIGGHMFGYRDDELFARWVQLGVFSPILRLHSADTPWGSKEPWLYGSDAERVATSFMRFRHRLVPYLHTLNWRFATLDEPLVEPLYWKFPKRQEAFNYPNQYFFGPSLTVAPIVDPTDRQTRHAPVKVWLPPVAARYIDIFTGTVYDGDRELQMWRPLSQVPALAPEGSIIPLDGHRKPANGCENPTSLELLVVVGRDGKFEIVEDSADDTDFKPGDSSFERTTTVEWNQAEGRLRIDRAAGRDWIVRFLGVEAAGTKEINVRVNGVDDARAYYAPADDLAPGQVVKVNKEEVGGDGALTLQLPAPQLPRIDHTDKFRALLLDFQIEFAHKDKIFGILTSSKPTGVKIGELLGVSCAESIKGPLMELLLADSRTA; encoded by the coding sequence ATGCTACAATACGAGTTCAACACAGACCCCGTTGCGGACGAGGaagccatcatcgccggGACCAACTACCGCTTCACCGTCATCAACGATTTCGTCATCCGCTATGAGTGGGCAGAAGACGGAGTCTTTGAAGATCGCGCTTCGACCTTCGCCATCAACCGGCGATTTCCTCGCCAGCACAAACCTCTGATCAGAGACACGGAGAGCCAGCTCGAGATCATCACGCCAACCATCCACGTTACGTATGACAAGAAACGCTTCAGCCCCAACGGGCTGGTCATCGAGGCCATTCATGAGACAACGCTGTGGGAGACCACATGGCGGTACGGAGAAACGCCAGTTTCCAATCTAGGGGGGACGGCGCGGACTCTGGATGGGGTCGACGGCCGCTGCGACATGGGATCGGGAGTCCTGTCCCGGGTAggcttctccgtcttcgacgacagcgacagcaTGCTCTTCGACGGCGCGGGGTTCGTGGCTCCCCGAAGACCCGGCGATCGAGTCGACGGCTACCTGTTCTCTTTCGGGAGCGATTTCCAGGGCGCCATGAgggccttcttcgccatctCGGGACACACGCCTCGCCTGCCTCGCTGGTCCCTGGGAAACTGGTGGAGCCGCTACCACAAATATACGGCCAAATCCTATCTCGATCTGATGGACAGGTTCCGCGATCAGGAGATTCCGTTGTCcgtcgccgttctcgacATGGACTGGCACCtggtcggcgccgacgaggtgcCGCACTCCGGCTGGACTGGGTATACTTGGGACAAAAAGCTGTTCCCGGACCCGGAAGGGTTTACTGCAGCCCTGCATGAGAGAGGCCTCAAGATCACTCTGAATGACCATCCTCACTTGGGTGTTGGCTCCTACGAGGACCATTACGAAGAGATGGCGAAGCACATGGGCCACGATACATCCCAGGGGAAGACACCGATTCTCTTCGACCCGGCCAACCCCAAGTTCATGCACGGATTCTTCAACATCCTCCATCGAGgcttggagaagaagggctgTGACTTTTGGTGGATGGACTGGCAGCAGGGCCCCCACTCCAAGGTCCCCGGTCTCGGTCCCCTCTGGCTGCTCAACCACTTCCAGTTCCTCGACcagaagcagcaggccggcgagcaCCAGGCGCTCAACTTCTCCCGCTACGCCGGCCCCGGCAGCCACCGGTACCCCGTCGGGTTCTCGGGAGACGCCCTCGTGACCTGGGACTCGCTGCGCTTCCAGCCCGAGTTCACGGCCACCGCCTCCAACGTCGGCTACGGCTGGTGGTCGCACGACATCGGCGGCCACATGTTTGGCtaccgcgacgacgagctcttCGCCCGGTGGGTGCAGCTCGGGGTCTTCTCTCCCATCCTGCGCCTGCATTCCGCCGACACGCCCTGGGGTTCCAAGGAGCCCTGGCTGTACGGGTCTGATGCGGAACGCGTCGCCACCTCCTTCATGCGCTTTCGCCACCGGCTGGTCCCCTACCTCCACACGCTCAACTGGCGGTTCGCCACGCTTGATGAGCCGCTCGTCGAGCCGCTTTACTGGAAGTTCCCGAAGCGACAGGAGGCGTTCAACTACCCGAACCAGTACTTCTTCGGCCCTTCGCTCACCGTCGCTCCCATCGTGGACCCGACTGACCGTCAGACGAGGCACGCGCCCGTCAAGGTGTGGCTTCCTCCCGTTGCCGCTCGGTACATCGACATTTTCACAGGGACCGTGTACGACGGCGACAGAGAGCTTCAGATGTGGCGGCCGCTGAGCCAGGTCCCCGCGCTCGCACCGGAGGGCTCCATCATCCCCCTCGACGGTCATCGGAAGCCGGCCAACGGGTGCGAGAATCCGACCTCgcttgagcttctcgtcgtAGTAGGACGCGATGGCAAGTTTGAGATCGTCGAAGATTCGGCCGATGACACCGACTTCAAGCCGGGCGACAGCAGCTTCGAGCGCACGACGACTGTCGAATGGAACCAGGCGGAAGGCCGTCTGAGAATCGACAGGGCCGCGGGGCGAGACTGGATCGTGCGGTTCTTGGGCGTGGAAGCTGCCGGAACTAAGGAGATTAATGTCAGAGTGAacggtgttgatgatgcGAGAGCATACTATGCGCCGGCTGACGACTTGGCACCTGGGCAAGTTGTGAAGGTAAacaaggaggaggtcggcggtgacggtgcACTTACGCTCCAGCTCCCTGCTCCCCAGCTTCCTCGGATTGACCATACGGACAAGTTCCGGGCACTGCTCTTGGATTTCCAGATTGAGTTCGCCCACAAAGACAAGATATTTGGCATCTTGACCTCTTCAAAGCCTACCGGTGTCAAGATTGGCGAGCTTCTTGGGGTGAGCTGCGCAGAGTCGATCAAGGGGCCGCTGATGGAACTTCTGTTGGCGGATAGCCGGACGGCCTAG
- a CDS encoding NAD dependent epimerase/dehydratase yields MSQSLIFITGATGFIGAHVVAQTLEAGHHVRLSVRKESQISSLKQLFAGHEAKLDFAVIPDLTKPGAFDQALQGAEYVFHLASPMPGKGSDFKTDYLGPAVEGTNALLDAAKAVPSIKRVVVMASGANQSIPVDPDMEFPSDPRANAGLKYQASKILAHRAVLEWVPKNQPGFSVVTLHPSFVFGRNLHQKSHDQIDGTNAMLWESLFSEKPNVPMATVDVRDVALAHLKALDLEIKEKATVQEFLLSAPKAAGWDWERVANFVREKYPALDIKLKGPFDEPPKVEAKRATELLGIQWRSMEDTISSFLDQQVELKSQL; encoded by the exons ATGTCTCAATCACTCATTTTCATTACGGGCGCCACGGGCTTCATCGGCGCTCACGTCGTGGCCCAAACACTTGAAGCAGGCCACCATGTGCGCCTGAGTGTGCGCAAAGAATCTCAGATCAGCAGTCTCAAACAGCTCTTCGCTGGGCATGAGGCCAAGCTTGACTTCGCTGTCATCCCGGACTTGACAAAGCCGGGTGCTTTCGATCAGGCACTGCAGGGCGCCGAGTATGTTTTCCACCTCGCCTCGCCCATGCCTGGAAAGGGCTCCGACTTCAAGACAGACTACCTCGGTCCGGCCGTGGAGGGTACGAATGCGCTTCTGGATGCGGCAAAGGCGGTCCCATCAATCAAGCGAGTAGTCGTCATGGCTTCG GGAGCAAACCAATCCATTCCCGTCGACCCCGACATGGAGTTCCCAAGCGACCCCAGGGCGAACGCTGGGTTGAAGTACCAAGCGTCCAAGATCCTTGCGCACCGCGCCGTTCTCGAATGGGTGCCTAAGAACCAGCCAGGCTTCTCCGTCGTCACTCTCCACCCCTCATTCGTTTTTGGTCGCAACCTGCATCAAAAGTCCCATGACCAGATTGACGGTACAAACGCGATGCTCTGGGAGTCGCTGTTCTCCGAGAAGCCAAACGTCCCAATGGCAACTGTCGACGTTCGGGACGTCGCTCTGGCGCATCTCAAGGCCCTCGATTTGGAGATCAAAGAAAAGGCTACGGTGCAAGAGTTTTTGCTCAGTGCCCCAAAGGCGGCTGGATGGGACTGGGAGCGGGTGGCCAACTTCGTGAGGGAAAAGTACCCAGCTCTCGACATCAAGCTGAAGGGGCCGTTCGATGAGCCGCCAAAGGTGGAGGCCAAGCGTGCCACAGAGTTGTTGGGTATCCAATGGAGATCCATGGAGGATACTATTTCCAGCTTCCTTGATCAACAAGTGGAGTTGAAGTCGCAGCTTTAG
- a CDS encoding Enzyme produces the protein MPLWIIYHPEGTFEDDASKEAFSADITKFYTNIGLPAFYVVANFIKLPQGAMWVGGKKLSKDKPFIRISIEHIPVNLPDDDKIFRQVADDVDAILKPHVADKGYDWEFHIDETDRRLWKVQGLHAPAFGSDEEKIWVKENRAIPWEKSAL, from the coding sequence ATGCCTCTTTGGATCATCTACCACCCCGAAGGCACgttcgaggacgacgccaGCAAAGAAGCGTTTTCCGCCGACATCACCAAATTCTACACCAACATCGGCCTCCCCGCCTTCTACGTTGTGGCCAACTTCATCAAGCTGCCCCAGGGCGCCATGTGGGTCGGCGGCAAGAAGCTGAGCAAAGACAAGCCCTTCATTCGCATCTCGATCGAACACATCCCTGTCAACCTTCCCGACGATGACAAAATCTTCAGACAGGTGGCTGATGATGTGGACGCCATCTTGAAGCCGCACGTTGCAGACAAGGGTTACGACTGGGAGTTCCATATTGACGAGACTGACCGACGCCTGTGGAAGGTCCAAGGCTTGCACGCACCGGCATTCGGGAGTGATGAGGAGAAGATTTGGGTCAAGGAAAACAGGGCTATTCCGTGGGAGAAAAGTGCCCTGTGA